A part of Vicia villosa cultivar HV-30 ecotype Madison, WI unplaced genomic scaffold, Vvil1.0 ctg.000114F_1_1, whole genome shotgun sequence genomic DNA contains:
- the LOC131624376 gene encoding uncharacterized protein LOC131624376, translated as MKDKRRHNHIGPINSSRGNLNSVSEIKEEVVRHLSNKFGIVEEANPLLDGICFDMINEEDCRWLERSFEEVEIKEAIWGCDGSKIPGPDGGELSKVISSSFLALVPNSSNPLSLDEYRPICLVGCMYKVLTKNFAGRLKRVLNSIISYNQSAFVPERQLLDGVLVANEVVDYSRKEGAPCILFKVDSEKTYDSVSWNFLRYILVRMGFGERWRKWMEILIFKRNMSVLVNGSPTTEFVVKRGLRQEFLIALSLCFSDGGSNEVGSQID; from the exons ATGAAGGATAAAAGAAGACATAATCATATAGGCCCGATCAATTCTTCGAGAGGTAATTTAAACTCAGTTAGTGAAATCAAGGAGGAAGTAGTGCGCCATTTATCTAACAAATTCGGCATAGTAGAGGAAGCAAATCCGCTATTAGATGGTATCTGTTTTGATATGATTAATGAGGAGGATTGTCGGTGGCTTGAAAGATCTTTCGAAGAGGTTGAAATCAAAGAAGCTATATGGGGTTGTGATGGATCTAAAATTCCGGGACCAGAtg GTGGAGAGCTTTCTAAGgtgatttcttcttcttttttggcATTGGTCCCTAATTCTTCCAATCCTTTATCGTTGGatgaatataggcccatttgcttgGTGGGATGTATGTATAAAGTGCTAACAAAAAATTTTGCGGGAAGATTGAAAAGGGTTTTGAATTCCATAATCTCTTATAaccaaagtgcttttgttccagAGAGACAACTTCTAGACGGCGTTCTTGTGGCTAATGAAGTGGTTGATTATTCTAGAAAGGAGGGGGCACCTTGCATTCTCTTCAAAGTTGATTCCGAAAAAACGTATGATAGTGTCTCTTGGAACTTTCTTCGTTATATTCTAGTTAGGATGGGGTTTGGAGAAAGATGGAGGAAGTGGATGGAGATTCTTATTTTCAAAAGAAACATGTCGGTGTTAGTCAATGGTAGTCCTACGACGGAATTTGTGGTCAAGAGAGGGTTGCGTCAAGAGTTCCTTATCGCCTTGTCTCTTTGTTTTAGTGACGGAGGCTCTA